In Necator americanus strain Aroian chromosome IV, whole genome shotgun sequence, the following proteins share a genomic window:
- a CDS encoding hypothetical protein (NECATOR_CHRIV.G13739.T1), with protein MQTIITKCYGWQIRRRHIQSLVVHHPSTGTASSRRSNACYQQMVDYRKSYRNERLHSRNAASSTNCWDIFVLLSCLTVDHVLFQDINLGC; from the exons ATGCAAACTATTATTACAAAGTGCTACG GCTGGCAAATCCGGCGACGTCACATTCAATCGCTAGTCGTGCACCATCCTTCGACAGGAACTGCTTCTTCTCGCCGGTCCAATGCATGTTACCAGCAGATGGTCGATTATCGCAAGTCATATAGAAATGAG CGTCTTCACAGTCGCAATGCTGCGAGTTCGACTAATTGCTGGGATATCTTCGTGCTACTATCATGTCTGACTGTTGATCATGTGTTGTTTCAAGACATAAACTTGGGCTGTTAG